The sequence below is a genomic window from Tachysurus vachellii isolate PV-2020 chromosome 2, HZAU_Pvac_v1, whole genome shotgun sequence.
AAGCCGTTTACCAAAATTACAAATCATGTGATTACAAATCACAAACGGGCTTTGTTTAAAATTTGTTACCCAATCCGCACAGTGACTCACTATTTTGCAAGCAAGGTCATCTCCAAATGCTCCAGCTAAATTTAAGAATAAATATCCATGATAAGTTATCGGGCAGTGAGAACTCGTACAGGTCCACACCTTGAGTGCACACTCCTCACGTTAGTCACACAGGAGGGGGGGAAATGTCCCATTAAAATCCACAGACAGTGATAAGCACTAAAGGCAGGACACTTGTCACTTACTGATAGAAATCAGTCTGTTGTGTCAAGGTGAGCGGTAAATGTATTCGTTTAGGTTTCGTTTCTGATCATCGTTCATTAAGACTAGGTGCTTAAACTTATAAGTACATCAGTGGCATTAAGGTTTAGATTtgaagaaaatgttaaaaatttgtTGAagcgaggaaaaaaaatgatcacacacaaaaaaaaaaataataaaatgtgcagAAAGGTAATTTCCTAGACAAACAGGAATTGTGTACTCGACaaagctgcagtgtgtgaaaACCCAAGGAAGGAGGAATGATGCCATTTTCACAAACAGACTTTGAAGACATCTCACACAATACTAAGCTAACTGTGTAACTGAAGGAGTTAGTAGGTGGTGTGTGTACAAGTCTGAGGCTCGGCAATTATTTTTGGTTAACTCAAATCCATTCATTCCAACTTGAGGTCTCCTTTCAACTTCCTCTTCACACGGGAGTATGGACTCAGCttgtcatccatgatgaaatcgTAGAGGACTTTCAACCATGATGTGTAACATGGCAGATCATCGTAATACTCTGCTGCTATTTTCTTCACCTGTTTGGGACATAAAAGTATTTGTCAAAAATGCGAAAGCCATAGATAGATACATGGATACCTTATTGATCTCAAAGGAAATTCAAGTATGTCACCCATAAAAGGTTAATAAATGGTTCAGGAAGGTGACTTGGCAGCAAAAACCACTTTGAGTAGTCAAGATCTATAGTCATTATGGAAGCAATAAGGTTTAAAGGTAAAAAGTGATCAGCTTACTAGAGGGAGCCTTCGTCCTGGGATGCTGGGAAAATCATGATGCTCATTGTGGTAGCCTACGTTGAAAGTGAGTAGATTCAGCGATCCGTAATAAGAATAGGTCTCATGGCCCTTGAGGAACATGTAATGCTCAGCAATAAAGTGTCCAGAGATGGGATGAAGGCCCATTCCCAACATTGATCCAGCCAGCATGTAAAACAAAGGCTTGGAGCCCAACAGCCAGTAGAGAAGAATGTTGAATGTGAACTGAATAATTGCATTCACTATCTCCAACTGACTGATGGGTTTTGGGTTGATACACAGAGGCCGAATTGCATAGAACAGCGGCTGAAGGATAATCCAAACAAATTTGCGAAATCGAGTGCAGAAGAACCAGCCTTCGAAATCGGTCGGGATGTCTACGTCCACGCCGTCCCCACCTAAATAGCGGTGGTGGTCGAGGTGGTAGCGCTTGAAGGAGGCAGAGTACGGCAGACCAATGGGCAGGTTGGCAAACATGGCGAACCAGCGATTCAATTTCGCACGACTGTTGCCAAATGCTGTGTTGTGGGAAATTTCATGGATGGCTAAAGTCATGGAGTGGTTTATGCAACTTCCAAATGCGTAAGTCCAAAATAGGACCCACTTCCATTCCAAATCCTTGACGAGGTAAAAGGCCAGGAACTGGATGGCTACCATCATGCAGACAATCCATTTTAGCCTCGGGTCAGGTCCCATGAGAGATTTTATCTCAGGATATTTGGctacaaaatgaaacaaagacatcagattttttttttatactgtaacagacaccagagaacaaattaaattagcatttcttcaagaaataaaaataaaaagacacaaaattaAAGACAGCTTACTGGTTTAGATTTCACCTTATAATGTATACTATATGCTTGCATTTCCTGCTCTAAAAAGGAAGCACACGGCATTATCTGTGGAGCATGATCTATGAGCATGATCCGACTTACATGGGCAAGTCCAGACTGAAAACACTAGTCAAAGCCTCTACACGCCTATGAACAAGCAGTTCTTGTagtttcttttgcattttttctcTGAACTTGTTCTCTAAACTCATTTTATTGTAGAATTCAGGCCAAATATTTTGCACCAAAATGAAATGCAATATAATGAGCAGACACTTCTATACATAAGACAATATTAAACTGAAATTTGAAGCATTTTAAGcttatctgttcatctgtgcACTCAAACAGTTCTCGTTTTTCCCTCCGACACCATTTCTCACAGCTGCAATAGTGAACTGTTGACCACTTCCCTTTACTTTGGCAGTTTACTCAGACTGACTAATAAGTAAGGTAAAGTACAATCCAAACAGATCCAGCAGCTGAGCAGTTGGTGGCCCAACAATCAGGCAAAGGTAGCATCAGAGTTGGAATTTAAACCAGTCATTAGTAAAGAACCTTAACCACAAAGGCACTGCCCTTTTCGCTTGAACTAAGTCATCTCACTATTGCTGCTAGATTCCTATTGCACAAAGGCTTGAAATGAAAAGCATGAAATATTCAGACAGTACGTGCATTTGTCTACAGCAGCCACTGCGTACAAAACAGCCCATCACAGCACAATGAGTGCATGTAATGTCAACATGAAATTTAATAGCCCGGGGTATAAACGTTCCTACTTTATATCAGGACAAAAGGCCCTGACACTGGATACTGAATAGGTCTCAATAACACCTTTATATCAACTGGCTCGCTGCAGGGTCAAAATGCCTTTCTACTGAACTTTGGCCTGGCTACATCTGTACTAAAAACTCACATTGTGTACAGCAGATGTCTGGACTTGATTCTAAAACCTTTTTCACAACACTATGCCTGTCCCTGTAACAACAACCAGCTATTAAAGACTTTAAACGCATGAACCAACTGGTTTGCTTTGTGTCCTTGCAATATGCTGCTATCACATGTTGCTCAAATGGTCTGATTTCCAACTAGTAGATTTACAAAG
It includes:
- the degs1 gene encoding sphingolipid delta(4)-desaturase DES1 — protein: MGNRVARDDFEWVYTDQPHADRRKEILAKYPEIKSLMGPDPRLKWIVCMMVAIQFLAFYLVKDLEWKWVLFWTYAFGSCINHSMTLAIHEISHNTAFGNSRAKLNRWFAMFANLPIGLPYSASFKRYHLDHHRYLGGDGVDVDIPTDFEGWFFCTRFRKFVWIILQPLFYAIRPLCINPKPISQLEIVNAIIQFTFNILLYWLLGSKPLFYMLAGSMLGMGLHPISGHFIAEHYMFLKGHETYSYYGSLNLLTFNVGYHNEHHDFPSIPGRRLPLVKKIAAEYYDDLPCYTSWLKVLYDFIMDDKLSPYSRVKRKLKGDLKLE